CCTCTAGAATGGGGTTCACTTCCGtggccagggattgaatccaaaacaTATACGATACGTaacataccgtgagagacttgTTTCGCAAActgtaataataaaaaaactgattcgggcGGCTAttacctcatgataaatttctttaaaaaaaactccaaacGCGAGGAGCaatggttctgatgatgcatttcaacttgttctacacggctgtgcggtccccaacacaaaatAAGCGAGAAccatcacttctctgtggggctgcctatccgattctgttttttcgcacttgtatacaagtttgataaatttgttatcatggcttgttatgattcggaatagTATTTTGcgttcttttatcgttgttcgttatctattgagagcgatttctacaAACCCTGCCCGTGGCCTTGTTGGTTTGTTAAGCTTTATTCATATGGTTGTTAGGGTTGCCTTCGAACCCAGCTGAAACAGTCGCCTTCTTGATCCGATGGTTATTGGTTATAAACTGATCATACTCACATCTGGCTGCGTGAGATGGATGGCTGAGTTGGGACGGAACCATCGCCCCACGACAGTTCCCACAGCGAGATAACTTCTCCGAACGCACTGAGAAACTCATCTATCTTCTTTTCGGAAACGTTTTCCGGCAAATCGTGCACTTAAACTTCCGCACTTCCATCTTCCATTGTTACACGAAGTTTGTGCTTTAAAGTActgaaaaaatcctttttttttattccagtaCGCCAGTCGTAAGCAAACCGGTTTGGAAATGGTGCGCCTTCTGGTGAATGCTGGTACCAACGTGCAGGCACGTAATAAAGAAACTGGGTGGGTGCCACTACACGAAGCGGCAGCAAACGGCAATCTGGATATTGTGCAGGAACTCCTTGCAATACCAGTTCCTCACATGCCCCGCACCAGTTACGGTGAACTACCCGTAGATTTGGCCAAGGAGAAAGGTCACAATGCGGTGGTGGAATACTTGACAAACTATATACCTCCGCCAGCCAACACTCACAAAGGACAGTGGTACCATGGCACCCTGGAAAGACAACTAGCAGTGGAAAGCTTACGAGAGCATTCGTCGAAAATAATGCCTTCGTCAAGCAAGGAGAACAAGGAAAATGATCCTCGGACTGATGAGAACGACCAACATGACGCTTCCGGCGTTTACCTTGTAAGATATTCTACCAAACATGGCGTCGATGTCCTGACACTGTTGTTTGAAAATGAGGCAAAACATTTCATCATCCAAAGGAAACAGAATTACCTCTTTATAGATGATGGTCCTTACATGACTTCTCTAGAACATCTAATAGAGCACTACACCAGGTTCTCAGATGGACTTCAAACTAATCTTAAATATCCGGTGCCTCCGAAACCAAAACCACCTATACCACTGTTTTCCACCATACCAAGAACGAAACACGTGATTACCACGAGCCCGGGAGCAACCTCACCAACCGCACCGGTATCCAACACTGTGGAACGTAATGGAACTACTTCATTCTTCCGTAAATCCAGTGACAACACTCTGCACAAGCCACCTCACCCGGCAGCTCCAGTGCGGAACCTTTCGGTGCCAAACGACACCATTCTCCAGCAAATGAACAAGGTGGGCCTATTCGATCGAAGCCCCGAGAGATCTTCCACACCCAAGTCTTCGCCGAATATTGACGAAAACAAATCAAAGTCCAATAGTTCAACTgctaaaaagaagaagaacataaTAATCGATGGCATGAAAAGTCTGAGAAAGAGTAAGGTGAAACAGAAACTGCCCGTCGAGACGGATGTCCAGCTCAACCGAGATAGTCTAATCGAGCAAATAAGCTCGGACAAAGTTCTACAACAGTTGTCCTTTTCGTCGGATTTCTCCTTATCACCGACACCGCTAGATCAATCTGATGCGCTCTATCAATCCCCGCCCAATAATTGTGCCATCGTGGACATCGACTTTGGTGAACCACTTGCCGTTCCGTCCAGCCGTACCGTCGAcggtatcaataacaataacgCACCGCCACTCGTTGGTAGTCCTTCCATGCAAAGCACACTCGGTCGCCGCCAATCCTCTGAAGCAACATCAAATGAAACGAATCCTGCGGAGGATTATTTTGTCGAAAGTGATAAGAACATTTACGGCGAAAGCCACCTGGACAATAGTCACGAGGAAATTTATTTCATCGATGCACCCCCTACAACGTCTGCTCCTAATCCGCCACAGGTAAGACCTATTGTTGAAATTTCAAGAACACTCATACGATTTCGACTTCTCGACAGGCTAATTCGGTGAACAACAACAGTTTACCGGCGATACCACCAACGACTACCAACTACATCATCACTCGCAACATTCCGGTATTTTTGAACAGCATTTCGACGGTGGAGTCTCCGACCAGTCCACCGCCAGCTCTTTTGCATGCCTTCCGTCCTGGTGGTCCATTCGAACGGTTGGATTCCAATCTATCCACCGTCAGTCGTGATAGCGTTCAAAGTGGCGATTCCGAATTCCTCTCTATCATCCAGCAACAACAGGATGAGGACGATCGAATGCACATGCGACTGTACCGCAGTCCGTCCAATCGACCCAACTATTTCATACCTAAAGAGAGTATCGTCACGCAGGAGGTACTGGGCCGCGGTGAGTTTGGATACGTTTACCAGGGTTTTCTGAAAACGTGTCAACTGGAAACAGATGCAGATCAAGCGGCAGCCGCAGGCCAAGGACTGTCGGATGGCACACCGATCGCCGTCAAACAACTGGTGGAAAGTCACGGTAAGCGGAACCGGGTAGATTTCTTGCGAGAAGCTAGCGTTATGATCCGACTGAGGCACCACTGCATTGTGAAAC
The nucleotide sequence above comes from Armigeres subalbatus isolate Guangzhou_Male chromosome 3, GZ_Asu_2, whole genome shotgun sequence. Encoded proteins:
- the LOC134224202 gene encoding tyrosine-protein kinase Shark isoform X2; the protein is MNREENLCWFHGKISRERAEEILRQEGGDGVFMVRESTSSEGDFVLSVLFHDEVVHYQIRRHGDDAFFSIDDHMPIHGLDSLIEHYRESSNGLVTRLQTICQSGPPPHDVRSHGKENLLHRATENSNFTVVSELMKTKYKNIDSKNEHGQTAVHLACLYAEANILEKLIEGGANINNRDTQGNTPLHYASRKQTGLEMVRLLVNAGTNVQARNKETGWVPLHEAAANGNLDIVQELLAIPVPHMPRTSYGELPVDLAKEKGHNAVVEYLTNYIPPPANTHKGQWYHGTLERQLAVESLREHSSKIMPSSSKENKENDPRTDENDQHDASGVYLVRYSTKHGVDVLTLLFENEAKHFIIQRKQNYLFIDDGPYMTSLEHLIEHYTRFSDGLQTNLKYPVPPKPKPPIPLFSTIPRTKHVITTSPGATSPTAPVSNTVERNGTTSFFRKSSDNTLHKPPHPAAPVRNLSVPNDTILQQMNKVGLFDRSPERSSTPKSSPNIDENKSKSNSSTAKKKKNIIIDGMKSLRKSKVKQKLPVETDVQLNRDSLIEQISSDKVLQQLSFSSDFSLSPTPLDQSDALYQSPPNNCAIVDIDFGEPLAVPSSRTVDGINNNNAPPLVGSPSMQSTLGRRQSSEATSNETNPAEDYFVESDKNIYGESHLDNSHEEIYFIDAPPTTSAPNPPQANSVNNNSLPAIPPTTTNYIITRNIPVFLNSISTVESPTSPPPALLHAFRPGGPFERLDSNLSTVSRDSVQSGDSEFLSIIQQQQDEDDRMHMRLYRSPSNRPNYFIPKESIVTQEVLGRGEFGYVYQGFLKTCQLETDADQAAAAGQGLSDGTPIAVKQLVESHGKRNRVDFLREASVMIRLRHHCIVKLIGICKGPPLMMVEELVPLGSMLDYIIANKSTINSKIELVIWAAQIACGMQYLQQHHFVHRDLAARNILLASRNQAKISDFGLSRAIGAGDDYYRASQGGKWPIKWYAPESFNYGTFSHASDVWSFGITIWEMYSLGAPPYHDLKGVDVIKLIENGQRLSQPDHCPEKVFDVMKNCWNYNPKSRPTFNFLTRFFTDDIKYQNLQELVQSGKEINANN
- the LOC134224202 gene encoding tyrosine-protein kinase Shark isoform X1, whose amino-acid sequence is MPMSDYVIIKTKSYIIRMNREENLCWFHGKISRERAEEILRQEGGDGVFMVRESTSSEGDFVLSVLFHDEVVHYQIRRHGDDAFFSIDDHMPIHGLDSLIEHYRESSNGLVTRLQTICQSGPPPHDVRSHGKENLLHRATENSNFTVVSELMKTKYKNIDSKNEHGQTAVHLACLYAEANILEKLIEGGANINNRDTQGNTPLHYASRKQTGLEMVRLLVNAGTNVQARNKETGWVPLHEAAANGNLDIVQELLAIPVPHMPRTSYGELPVDLAKEKGHNAVVEYLTNYIPPPANTHKGQWYHGTLERQLAVESLREHSSKIMPSSSKENKENDPRTDENDQHDASGVYLVRYSTKHGVDVLTLLFENEAKHFIIQRKQNYLFIDDGPYMTSLEHLIEHYTRFSDGLQTNLKYPVPPKPKPPIPLFSTIPRTKHVITTSPGATSPTAPVSNTVERNGTTSFFRKSSDNTLHKPPHPAAPVRNLSVPNDTILQQMNKVGLFDRSPERSSTPKSSPNIDENKSKSNSSTAKKKKNIIIDGMKSLRKSKVKQKLPVETDVQLNRDSLIEQISSDKVLQQLSFSSDFSLSPTPLDQSDALYQSPPNNCAIVDIDFGEPLAVPSSRTVDGINNNNAPPLVGSPSMQSTLGRRQSSEATSNETNPAEDYFVESDKNIYGESHLDNSHEEIYFIDAPPTTSAPNPPQANSVNNNSLPAIPPTTTNYIITRNIPVFLNSISTVESPTSPPPALLHAFRPGGPFERLDSNLSTVSRDSVQSGDSEFLSIIQQQQDEDDRMHMRLYRSPSNRPNYFIPKESIVTQEVLGRGEFGYVYQGFLKTCQLETDADQAAAAGQGLSDGTPIAVKQLVESHGKRNRVDFLREASVMIRLRHHCIVKLIGICKGPPLMMVEELVPLGSMLDYIIANKSTINSKIELVIWAAQIACGMQYLQQHHFVHRDLAARNILLASRNQAKISDFGLSRAIGAGDDYYRASQGGKWPIKWYAPESFNYGTFSHASDVWSFGITIWEMYSLGAPPYHDLKGVDVIKLIENGQRLSQPDHCPEKVFDVMKNCWNYNPKSRPTFNFLTRFFTDDIKYQNLQELVQSGKEINANN